CAGTATGTGGTTGTAATGTAGAATTATCTTTTTCATGTTGGGTTTGTTGGGAAAATGTATGTTCAATAGGAGATGGTGTGGTGTCCATCAAAGTGGAGTTTAGAAGATGTGGAATTGGGTCAGATTGTGAGTAATCATGCTAATCTATATGGGGTTGCACACTTCACATTAAAGGTTTAGACTCGTTATTTGATTGAAAAGGAAATTCTGTCTCATAAAATATCACATCCCGTGATACAAatacttttctctttccaaatcATAGACTTTATAGCCCTTTTGTCCATGGGGATAACCAAGAAAAATGCACCGATGGGCTTTAGTAGAGAATTTATCTCGGTGTTTGTCATGATTATGAGCATAACAAAGTCATCCAAACTCCTTCAAGTGATTGTAATTGGGTTTTCTTTTGAAAAGTATCTCATATGGGCTCTTGCCTTTAAGAGTAGGAGTGGGCATCAAATTGATAAGGTGAACTGTTGTCAAAACACATTCTTCCCAAAATTTCAAATGTAAATGGGCTTGAAAACGCAATGCTCGTACAACCTCAAGAATGTGGCGATGTTTTCGCTCCACTCgcccattttgttgtggagtatCAACACAAGAGGTTTGATAGTCAATCCCTTGACTAGCAAAAAAATCTCTCATGGTTCCCGAGACAAATTCACTCCCATTATCACTTTTCACAACCTGTACTGGGTAACCAAATTAAGTTTGTGTAGATTGGCAGAACATGGTTAGAAAATCATAGGCCtggaatttatttttcaaaagaaagacCCAAGTACATAgtgaaaaatcatcaacaacaGTTAAGAAATAATGAGTACCACTAAGTGATGAGACAGAATATGCTCCCCAAAGATCAATATGAATCAAAGCAAAAGGTTTAACACTTTTCTTATTACTGTTTGGAAAAGACAATCTTGTCTGTTTGGCCCTATAGCATGCATCTCAAATGTGATTAAAATTGCTAGGAAAAGGAATACTAGAAATTAATTTTAATCGGCTAAAGGAAGGATGACCCAAGCGCATATGCCACAAAGGTAGCATCAGATTTAGTAACACTAAGACTTGCGAGCCCGTGGCCTCCTTCTAATTGATAAACCCCATCTCGGAGCCTACCCACTCCAATCAGTATCCTCGTACACAGGTCCTGAAAAAAACAAGAATCAGGAAGAAAGGTTGCTGAGCAGTTTAATTCATTTGTAGCTTTGACAATAGAGAGGAGATTGAACTTGAAACCAGAcacacaaataacatttttcaaatTGATATTTAGTGTTAGGTAGGCATTGCCAACGTGAGTTACAGGGAGACTAGAGCCATTTGCAACTCTCACATTTGGATATGAAGAGATGCATTTAACATTGTCAAGTATACTTTTGTCTCCAACCATATGGTTAGAGGCACCAGTATCCAAAATCCATGAGTTATGGAATGAATTGCATTTACCTGCAAAGTTGGCCAAGGCCTCATTATCATGATTTGGTGGTCCAAGGATTTGCATGAGTTTGTTGTACTGGTCCATTGTCAATCTAAGAGGTTGTTGTGACTGTGACTTCTCACTTGGGTTGATAAATTGGTGGTCAGTTGTTGCTATGTTGTCATAGATGTGCATCTGCCCTGAATTGTTCTTGCCTCCACCATGATTGCCACCTCTGCTTTGTTGATTATTTTTCCAATTTGCTGGATACCCTATTATCTCAAAGTATTTTTCCTTGAGATGTCCCTTTTTCTTGCAATGTTCACACCTTTTACTTGATTGACTTCTTGGGGCTTGACTCTTGGTATTTTTGTTGCCCCTACGATTAGTTTTTGCTGCGAAAGCCGTTTCTTCCAAGCTGTGTGATGTTTGTTCATTTACTCGTACAAAGGATTGCTCTTTTTGTAaaaccaaggaaaacaatttacTGAGTGAAGGTGTAGGTTCCATGGATAGCACATTAGATCTCAATCGATCGAAATTTCCATTCAATCCCAGTAGAAATTGAagggctttttctttttctcggcGTAATAAGTGATCCTTGGCTGCCTCGCATTTGCAATAAGGCAATGGATCACAGATTTGCAGTTCTTGCCATAATGTTTTGAACTTGGTATAATATTGAGTTAAAGGCTGCCCATCTCCTTGGAACATGTTGgaaaattctttttttattttataaagtCGAGGTGCATTACTTTATCCATACCTTTCACAAATCTCAGTCCAAATTTCTCGTGACGTGCCAGTGTAGACAACACTCTCTTGTATGTCCTTGGCCAAGGAATTCCTCAGCCATGCCCTAACCATTGCATCATTCTTCTTCCACCATTGAAAGTCTGGTGACTTTAGATCTGGCACTTCTAGACTGCCGTCAATGAAACCACCATTGCCTTTGGCATATAGGGCTGTTTCCATGGTGCTTTTCCATGCTGCAAAATTTTCTCCTGTGAATGGTGTGGAGTCATCATAGATTGTAACCTCTCCCCTTTTCGCTGAATTCTCTGAAGTTGACATATTTTATTGTCAATAATTGTTAAGGCTCAACCTGCTCTGATGCCATGAAGAAAAGGGTTCAAATTGGGAAAAACTTCAAGCATGTATTATTGATTGCCATAGTCTGCTGATATAGTTACaagaatttgacaaaaaatggaAGTTACAATCATTCATAAAATCATGTAATGGAAAGCTAAAACTACTGCTACAATCACGTCATGACAGAAACATATATGATAACAATATATACAGCTATATGATTGAATATCTCAACATGGGAAGGTATGAGCAATTTGAACTTTCTTTACTCCAACCCCAAACTTGTTGAATGCGCATTCAATTCTCATACAGGGTTCCCGTTGATGGGTCTTATAGCATGCAGTCATGAGAGTCAGCTGTTGGTTGGGCTTGCTTCTTTTTTAGTGGATAATTAGCAGAGACACGTAGCTGTCGAAGGGAGAAAAGCTTGGAAAAGATTATCAGCTTTTTCAAAGAGAGGATTGAAGCATGCTTTATTATATATCGTACCGTAAGGACTTTTCCTTACCGTGCCCTTAAGATTATTAGACAAGTCTAAAAGTCATCGAGCAATTCGAGTTTCCAAACGCATTGCGGAAGCGGATGCAGTTATACATGACATTTTGCTCTCGAGTTGCAGGAGGAGTAGTTCATCATCTATAGGCCAAACCTACAGGCTGCAATTGGCTCGTCAACCCTCCTCCACTTGTGCCAGATTAACGGTGTCATATGTGGATTTTCAGGGCATTAGCTTCTTCtacagaaattaaaagaaaaggtaAGGAAAAAGACAAAACTACTACAGAGCAAAACGAATTTCTTGAGAAATCTTTGAAAaagtgaagaaaagaaaacatgcTTTTGGTCAACTTAGCAActtgcaccaaaaaaaaaactacttagCCCATTTTTCTACGGTCGTTTCCGTCAGCCCCAAAAATGTGGTGCTTTGCTCCTTTTGTACGTGGCTCGAACTCGTAATTAGTTATACAAACAGCAACATAATACTGTGGTGATCCATTGTCTCTATATCACAATTAAATACGTATGCATCAATAAATACGGGTTGATATTTTTATCTGGGGTTTCATTGCAAGTATTGTACAACAGTAGATATTGCATCTCTATTACGTATTCAGCTCCTTCCCCACATCACAGCAGCAGAGacggggaggaggaggaggacaaATCACTCACTATGTAATAGCTTTCATTCGAATCTACAGCTAGCTTAACTAGTAGACACTACAAGTAAGTATATTTGTTTGGTGTCTCGACAGTTTGACGTACTTGTAATCTAATAGTAATAATTGGTTATCATGTGTTGGTTTTATACAAGTAAATTTTTTATGGTGAACCCTTGGGTTTATGGTGTTGGGTGTAGATGTAATCCAAGTGAGCCTCAGCGATCATCCTTCTCTGTACACAAGCTTCATCCTTTCCATTGCATTCCTCCAGACCCATCAGCTGTAGAGATATAAAACCAAACATACATCTCAATCAACGATTGATTCAGACACAGAACAGGGTAATCAATTTAGTGGTCACAATAACACATAGCGAGAGAAACTAGGTATATTAATAACAATTACTGGGTAAATAAAATCGAATTGTAGTAGTGGTAGTTCTTACACTGGCCATGTCCTCGTCCGCTTTCGTCGTCGAGAATGAAGATGAAGCTGCATGTAGATTCCATGGACTGTtaattaccatggattttgtgacGAGTAGTAACTTAAATACTAATTAGCACTAGTGTGTGCATGATAATATGCAAGCATTAATGATTCATGAAGTTATAAAAAAGTGGAGGGAGAAATATTATCAGTGTTTTACCACCTTGATTGGTTGGTAGAAGACGAGCGGAAATTGATCGGGAGATGAGTAAAAAGAAGAGGAGGGAGGTGATGTATGTATAGTATCCTCTTCTCATCGTTCTTGTCAGAATCTGATTGGTTTTTCTTGGCCTTATTCTTGAGCGGCAGTGCAGATGGATATAGAGAAGATTTTACAGAACAGTGCGGCGTTGCGAGTTGTGGAGGAAGGAGTATCAATGGGGCAGTTGGGTTGTGGCATAaatagcagcagcagcagcagctggGGAAGAATTGGATAGAACaggggggttttttttttcctatttaacATAAAGATGAGCCAAATTTTTTAAGGCAGCAAAAGGCTATAataaaatgaatttcaatttttggGTATCCAGTAGCATACTGATAAGTAATAcgccctccgtcccactttgatagtcctgttttcttttttcgtctGTTCCAAATTGTAGTTCACTTTTCAATTAAAGAATGTAgctgtattttaattttcctaaaatacccttattcaatataAATTGTTGTTACTGTAAATCTactccatttaatgagagttaattctttttttaccatcaattcaaattctcataaagttgtactctaattaatgtgagggtattttagagaaatagttacctaaattgattgttctaataaaattaactatttttttttaaattatgtgaaaaaaaaatcaaaactatcaaagtgAAACGGAGGAAGTAATAGTAGTACTAAAATCACAACAACAACAATGCCTTGCTGTCCCGGAAAAAAGAATTGATAAAATTCTATTCATAGGTTACTGATTATAAATATTGTTGTCAATATATATTGTCTTCTTTTGTCTTGTGACCGATGATGATAACTCAGAAGGGAGTGATTCAACGTGGTCGTTATCAAGGATTCATCGTTATGCGGCAAGTTCAGAAGAAGACAtgaaaaatacttttttttttttttttttgggaagagAGGGTCCGAGtaatataaaaatagaaatggTGAAGTAGTCAAAGCCTTAGACTAGCCGTAGCTGACAGCTGTTGTCCACGGCAACCCTCTGTCCACATAATTTAGTAGGATTGATTGATTACTACATATCATATGTTGGGA
The Coffea arabica cultivar ET-39 chromosome 6c, Coffea Arabica ET-39 HiFi, whole genome shotgun sequence genome window above contains:
- the LOC113692543 gene encoding uncharacterized protein; amino-acid sequence: MFQGDGQPLTQYYTKFKTLWQELQICDPLPYCKCEAAKDHLLRREKEKALQFLLGLNGNFDRLRSNVLSMEPTPSLSKLFSLVLQKEQSFVRVNEQTSHSLEETAFAAKTNRRGNKNTKSQAPRSQSSKRCEHCKKKGHLKEKYFEIIGYPANWKNNQQSRGGNHGGGKNNSGQMHIYDNIATTDHQFINPSEKSQSQQPLRLTMDQYNKLMQILGPPNHDNEALANFAGKCNSFHNSWILDTGASNHMVGDKSILDNVKCISSYPNVRVANGSSLPVTHVGNAYLTLNINLKNVICVSGFKFNLLSIVKATNELNCSATFLPDSCFFQDLCTRILIGVGRLRDGVYQLEGGHGLASLSVTKSDATFVAYALGSSFL